A part of Denitratisoma oestradiolicum genomic DNA contains:
- a CDS encoding c-type cytochrome, with the protein MKLLYATVIAATVLVATPALANKDLATKSGCLACHQADKKVVGPAYRDVAKKYAGDKAAEAMLFDRVKKGSAATGGNKWPGPPIPMPPNEGTVKDDDIKVLVKWILAGAH; encoded by the coding sequence ATGAAGCTTCTGTATGCAACCGTGATTGCCGCGACTGTACTGGTCGCCACTCCTGCTTTGGCCAACAAGGATCTAGCCACCAAATCCGGTTGCTTGGCCTGCCATCAAGCCGATAAGAAAGTTGTTGGCCCTGCATATCGGGATGTCGCCAAGAAATACGCGGGCGATAAAGCCGCTGAGGCTATGTTGTTTGACCGAGTGAAAAAGGGGAGTGCTGCCACCGGTGGCAATAAATGGCCCGGCCCGCCTATCCCCATGCCGCCGAACGAAGGCACCGTTAAGGACGATGACATCAAGGTACTCGTTAAGTGGATATTGGCTGGCGCCCATTAG